In the genome of Paramormyrops kingsleyae isolate MSU_618 chromosome 5, PKINGS_0.4, whole genome shotgun sequence, the window GAGGGGCTACATGCTGACAGCCGTCAGAGACACACAGGAAAGGTGTCCATAAGGAATACATGTCATTAGTATTGAATAAACAGACAAACACGGATGCTGTGATATTGCGGACAGACTCATACGAAATCCAGTCCTTATATGAAAACACAGAAACTGAAACTGTGTGGTAACTACAGGGAATCAAGTGTAACTGAAACAAATCTGCCAATGTAACACAaacatctttattattatttcaaattattcacatttattatggtTATGCTATTCTTACTATTAATTATTACTAGTCACCGCCTAACAGGTGCACAGTTATCATAGTTTGTAGTCTAAGGTTACATTTCAGTTCATAATCGTTTCTGGCCACTTGGTCCATTTCTCTATTTTCTCTGGGGTGGaaccttcttaacgctacgtcatTCGTAAGTTCTACCTTAAGTTGTCTCTTAACACTCTGGCATGTTTCCCGAAACGTTCTTAGTTAAGTGTATCTTCCATAAAATATTCTTTCCTAAGGTTGGATCTGAGCCTCTCTTATCACTGTTGTAGGCTCATactgctcatttaaaataagaccaACATAGTTAAGGGTGCAGTTTCATAACCAAACATCACTTAactaaaaaataactgatccatATCATAAAATGATTTTGCCTGATACATGACTAAAATCTCTGTTAGGTTTCATCCTTGCTCTCTGAATTTTCAGCAAATTGGTCTCAGTGACACGTGGATTCATAATGAGAGATAAggatgtatttattttttatttattttttgggaagggggggtgtTTTGCCGATATTAACGTGGACACTTTTCCCCTATTTCTGACACCGCTGCAATGCACACACCTCTCTAAATCTGCCAAAGTCAAAGTATATGAAAAACTTGATACGAGTCGACACTGCAGGTTCATTTACATATTTGTctaatatatttttcacaaaaaaCACCCTGGAATAATTCTTAGTAGTCAGTACTGAAGCACATAGGACATTCTCTTATGTGAAGACAGTAACGCAACTTTTCTTTTGGCTATTGGGCCATTGCTCCTCCATATATCAatgacatgcacacatattgGTGCCTACAGGTGTTTTAtagaacaaagaaaaataaactgcTGATACTACATTCTGGGGAGGCAGGTTTGTGCATCCAATCGGCAAAAATCACACTTACACTTAGATGATACaatttgttaattttgtattttatttttagcttctCCCCAATTCTGATTAATGCAATATTTTCAAGGATTCCAGCAGTGTTAAATTTATAAAGAACACCACATTCTCCCATGCGACAGTCAAGCAGCTTCTGCATGGAGGTGATAACGAATTCTCAAGCTATCAATGTCAACCAATCAGGTGTTCTGGTGCCTATTAAGGTCGCTCTCCCTTAAGCAATCTCTTAAGAGCATGTTCAGGAAACAGATTTAGGAAAAGATATACCTTTCATAAGATATATCTTCAGAGTCTTCGTAAGATGCAACGAGTCATCATTATCGGGAAACACACCCCTGATCTTTAGCTAGGTACAGAGCCATTTTAAAATGGGCTTGACCTCATTGGTCTTTCTATCTATCTGAAGGCTGGAAAAGTGCTGGTGTGACCACAAACTAGGCAGCAGAGCCAGGAAATGAAGCAGACTGGTGACATACATGCTCCCATCTCCATCCAGTGGATACTCTCATTGTCATACTTCTGTAATCTCATTCCTCTATAAAATCATGTGATTTAACAATACTGACATATTTCTGCTGCTGGTCAGCTTCCTCTCTTCCAGTTGGGCTCAGGAAGTAAATTTCACTGAACAAAAAAGATTATAAAAAGTTCTAGTTTATTTTAATGCAAATTTCTGACACTTTTAGAATTTTGGGACCTACTTTTTCTACACTCCATGAATGTTGAATTTTGAATGGAAACACATTTCAGTGTATTTAATGTAACTGATGTTACTAATGGTGAGAGTGTGGAGGTGAGTGAAGATTACCTTACCTGTTTGCTTCAGGGCCGCGGTCATGCTGGTGGACAATGGAGCTGACAGGAACAGAGAAACGTGCAGATGGGAAACATAAAGCTCACATCTCTAAGGTAAAACATTTCCAGTTTGTGACGACTGAACCAAACATAAAGCTTTACAGAGACAGATGAGTAATGGCAGGGTCAACTGCAATATGTACTATTCTGACAAAGAACACGCAGGTACCTGTAGGCTGTGTCTCCTGATTATACACAGTGGTGCCAGGTGGGGGCGCTGTGGAGTGAGATGCAGTAGAGGGGGTAGTTTGGGGAGTGGTGGTAGGAGTTGTGGTAGGAGCTGTATGGTGAAAGAGGGAGTCTGTCACACGTCTGTTATCACCTTCAGGGATCCTTTTTTGCCTTAACTATAGTAAACAGTAACATTcacccatcttctgaaaccattTATCCTATACAtagtcacagggggtccagagcctacaggcacaaagcagggaagaacccaggatggggctccaacccattgcagggcacaaagcagggaacaacccaggatggggctccaacccattgcagggcacaaagcagggaagaacccaagatggggctccaacccattgcagggcacaaagcagggaacaacccaggatggggctccaacccattgcagggcacaaagcagggaagaacccaggatggggctccaacccattgcagggcacaaagcagggaacaacccaggatggggctccaacccattgcagggcacaaagcagggaagaacccaggatggggctccaacccattgcagggcacaaagcagggaacaacccaggatggggctccaacccattgcagggcacaaagcagggaacaacccaggatggggcttcaacccattgcagggcacaaagcagggaacaacccaggatggggcaccaacccattgcagggcacaaagcagggaacaacccaggatggggcaccaacccattgcagggcacaaagcagggaacaacccaggatggggcaccaacccattgcagggcacaaagcagggaacaacccaggatggggcaccaacccattgcagggcacaaagcagggaacaacccaggatggggctccaacccattgcagggcacaaagcagggaagaacccaggatggggctccaacccattgcagggctcaaagcagggaacaacccaggatggggcttcaacccattgcagggcacaaagcagggaacaacccaggatggggcaccaacccattgcagggcacaaagcagggaacaacccaggatggggcaccaacccattgcagggcacaaagcagggaacaacccaggatggggcaccaacccattgcagggcacaaagcagggaacaacccaggatggggcaccaacccattgcagggcacaaagcagggaacaacccaggatggggctccaacccattgcagggcacaaagcagggaacaacccaggatggggctccaacccattgcagggcacaaagcagggaagaacccaggatggggctccaacccattgcagggctcaaagcagggaacaacccaggatggggcttcaacccattgcagggcacaaagcagggaacaacccaggatggggcaccaacccattgcagggcacaaagcagggaacaacccaggatggggcaccaacccattgcagggcacaaagcagggaacaacccaggatggggcaccaacccattgcagggcacaaagcagggaacaacccaggatggggctccaacccattgcagggcacaaagcagggaacaacccaggatggggctccaacccattgcagggcacaaagcagggaagaacccaggatggggctccaacccattgcagggcacaaagcagggaagaacccagggtggggctccaacccattgcagggcacaaagcagggaacaacccaggatggggctccaacccattgcagggcacaaagcagggaagaacccaggatggggctccaacccattgcagggctcaaagcagggaacaacccaggatggggcttcaacccattgcagggcacaaagcagggaacaacccaggatggggcaccaacccattgcagggcacaaagcagggaacaacccaggatggggcaccaacccattgcagggcacaaagcagggaacaacccaggatggggcaccaacccattgcagggcacaaagcagggaacaacccaggatggggctccaacccattgcagggcacaaagcagggaacaacccaggatggggctccaacccattgcagggcacaaagcagggaagaacccaggatggggctccaacccattgcagggcacaaagcagggaagaacccagggtggggctccaacccattgcagggcacaaagcagggaacaacccaggatggggctccaacccattgcagggcacaaagcagggaagaacccaggatggggctccaacccattgcagggcacaaagcagggaagaacccaggatggggctccaacccattgcagggcacaaagcagggaagaacccaggatggggctccaacccattgcagggcacaaagcagggaagaacccaggatggggcaccaacccattgcagggcacaaagcagggaagaacccaggatggggcaccaacccattgcagggcacaaagcagggaagaacccaggatggggcaccaacccattgcagggcacaaagcagggaagaacccaggatggggcaccaacccattgcagggcacaaagcagggaagaacccaggatggggctccaacccattgcagggcacaaagcagggaacaacccaggatggggctccaacccattgcagggcacaaagcagggaacaacccaggatggggctccaacccattgcagggcacaaagcagggaacaacccaggatggggctccaactcattgcagggcacaaagcagggaacaacccaggatggggctccaacccattgcagggcacacacacacctagggCCAATGTGGGAACATTCAGCATTTTTTGCACTGTGGGAGGTGTGGTGGAAATTTATGACACTTAATCGGTGCTCCAGAATATGACGTCGCTTTATTACTGAATTCAGGGAGCAACCACTTCCAtgatggaaattagcgggaggacatttcaaactggatttaaggaagcacttctttacacagcgtgtagtcagagtatggaatagtcttcctgataacgtagtgcaagctgaatccttgagttcctttaaatcagagctagataagattttaacaactctgagctattagttaagttctccccaagcgagctcgatgggccgaatggcctcctctcgtttgtatagttcttatgttcttatgttcttatgatgtCTCCGTGGTAATGCTCAAAGAACTTTCTGGTCAACATAACTTTTATAGGGGCACACAGACAGTTCGCACCCCCTCCTCATAACCAGATCAAaccggttagggttagggttagggttagggtagggcaTGCATCTTGCAAGCATGTATATACTTGATGCAGTTTATATCAGGCTAGGAGCATATGCACTTTGTACACCCTCTATCTCATGGGTCTGGCCACCTGCAAGCAGCCCCCGCTCGACTGTAGCCTTTTGTGATTTTCTTGTCCTGTCTATCAAGCACGGTCTAAACTTACATTTCTGTTCTGTAGCCTGAATTTCTGCTTAATCTATTGAGCACAAAGTTCAAggacatgtttataatactcTTTTAactcttctttttttcttttctttttttaatgtgtcctgtccggcagctttcgcaagcagaataatggtctgaatgcactgctgtgtcagacatatttgctttaccatgaggggctctataaactctgtataggcccttcatgttggtcaatttctttttattcgtatatttattgtattttatttaatacatgtaaaatattccagttgccgtgctgcccggaagggagtgatagattaggaaaatgagtgaagaaaaggggtagggagagagaaggatggaaagagagagagagaaaacgaacaaagggggagacaacagtgggacagagaggcttagaaagacaggagtaacgtaaaaaaaaaacgaatttgaaatacaaccaaaaatggacaaatacaaagacacaaccagaaataaagaaaataaaacagacatacagacatacaaaattgcagcatgtgcttggaagggagcgtggaggtgtatttacatgtgtgttcatctgtttgggggaggtgtttgaacacgtatgcgtgtgttgggtgcgtgtgaatttctccatggaatgcacttgatagcgagggtggggggccgcaaccacaccccacaagaaccagaggccggcggagacaggcccaggagacccaaggcgtccgcagccccccaagagcacggaagagccaaggccccacaCACAGGAACCAttgcattaattaaaaaaatatatattacaaaGCTTTATACAAAAATACCTCTCTAGTCAATTTTTCTCTCACAGAGGAAACcagaatacccagaggaaaccccacaacaatacaggaagaacatacaaattccacacacagaacCCCAGCAGGGGCTGGAACCCAGGtaccagaggtgtgaggtgacagtggtaaccactgcacccccctgccccccctgctGCCAATGCACATAAGGTAGGAAGATTTCATTAagtactttttaaataaattgtaaagtaCAATTTTAAATACAGCTGTCATTAAAATAACACGTGTAGTCTCTACAGGTGTATCATACCTTTAGGAAAACACTGGCTTTCAATAAATAAGGAGGATGCAGATATTTAAGGAACTGAATGAGATTACTGTATGAATATGATAAACCAGACCTTCTATCACTGTGAGGTGCACCTCTGTGTAGCTGTCAGCGCCTGCTCGCTCTGTTCCACACCAGTATTTCCCAGTGTCGGTCTTCCTCAGTCCAGTGATGGTTACAGTGAAGGTTCCTGATCCATGATCATACAGGGAGAACCTCCCATTCGTCTTGTTTGAACGACCATTTTCAGTGTTAACGAGAATGTCTTTATAGTCACATCGGCTCCCACAGAAATACTTCAAGTTGGTTTCTGCGTTACTATGAGAACATTCAATACTGACCGACTGTCTTTCATATCCAGACACTGTGATCACACCTGACGCCACCCAGCATCCAACTGCAACATAAACATACAATACAAATTGTAGATCAGTTACAAGTGCATGTTTAtctgagtgtgtatgtgtatgtatacagcaccctccacaattattgccATGCCTTCTAAAGATTTGTAACAAGGGTTAGTAAAAATTTCATATCACactgaaagaatgagaaaaatccaacctttcctTAAAATACAATTATTGAAAGAAcaacaaatccttcatcaaaaacacatgtgccacgattattggcacccctgcttttaatactttgtacgacctccctttgccagtataaGAGCACTGAGTCTCATATAACATTTTATTAGGCTGTagaatacagagcagggcatctgagaccattcctctgtacagaatctctccaggtCACCCAGGGTCCTCAGCCCTCTCCTGTGCTCTCtgctcttcagctcagcccacaggttttcagtggggttcaggtcaggggactgagatggccatggcagaagcttcaTTGTGCGGTCAGCTAACCATTTttatgttgatttggacatgtgcttaggatcactgtcctgctggaagatccaatgaCGGCCCAGTTTTAGTTTCTTGGCGGAGGCAGCCAAATTTTGATATAAAATGGAATTTCCTGGAGTCCATAGTGCCATGTACCCTAACGAGGTTTCCAGGGCCTTTGAAGGAAGAACAgcatcacagaacctccaccatattttacagttggtatgaggttcatttcattatatccatccttctgtttacgccaaacccaccttgaatgtttattgccaaaaagctccatttttgtttcatcagccCATTGAATATGATTCCAGCCAAAGTTGTAGTAGTGTTTAACAAACTCCAGGTGCTTACATTTGTGATTAACTAACAAAAAATAGCTTTTTTTCTGgcataccttccaaataatctgttagtATGATAATTTTTTCAGAGACGTGGTAACCTCAAGATTTTACTTGGTATTTTAGTTCACCAACAGTCacccttggggattttttttttgcctctcttatgatcctcctcactgtatgtgggggaaaaataaacttgggtTCTCTTCCaggtgtcatgacctgctcgtcggatcctcctgtgtgccacgcccccatcgttacctcgtgttaattcccgattgtgatcacctgttgcctctTATTtttggcttgtcctgtgtatttagtgaGTCCGTTTTCCCCAGATTTGTCAATgattacaaatctttacaaggggtgccaataattgtagAGGGCGCTGtatgtatataaacacacacataggtCTGTGTGTACATGCACTTTGTGTATTTTGTTTCTGCAACATTTcctgaaatacagtggtaccttagaactagaacttaatccattcagaactcgggttcaaatcctaaaacgttcgagttctgatcgagttttccccataagaaataatggaaaaccaattacttggttcccagccccaaaaaattacatctaaatatgtttttttttttttagcatttaaacaccaaatgaacaggataaaacaagaagagcaaaTACTAAACACATCTCAGCACAtctatcaaaacagtaatttgtaaagtaagataataaatgtatccaaacaatgtgtaaagtaaaaaaaaacaatgaccaTGCCATGTGGTCCAttgttaatttttattattactctgtgttcgttaatttgttcataaatcgcaaacttttaggctgtaacatttgtacaactactgtggaactttttggtgagcaatggctaccaaaatggtataaagtacagtgtattacctgatacagtactttcaataaaaaaaagcactatcaccaacaaacaatgctatcacagcgaatgcgaggctgagactgaagctttaccctttgtttccactgagagacgtgacGCGCGACTCATTTCCAcatgcgtacaagttatcttaggtcggcgttcacggttcaacttctgagattcagttctaggtcatttttttctgaactggttggttcgacttttaagaaattcaagttctaatgagttcgagttCTGACCTAccactgtagtttttttttttttttttattactgatGATTTTGTCATTACACTACAGTAAGGAATAAAGACCATTGAAATGTACTGCAACATAAGGTGTTCATTCCTGGACATTTTCTAGATTGAAGAAGTGTTCTGTTTTGTAATGCAATGTTTATGACAAATGACATCACAGTTACTTTACAGATGATCCTTTACTTCTGATCcatattatattttatgtaatgtTGCCTGTTAGTGTTTTGTAGGCCATTCTTTTATGTGTGATATAGTGTTCTTCTAGAAAGATATTAGGTGCTAATGTTTTGGTGGTATGAGTCTTTTTTAGGCATGGATTAACTGTTTTGGTGGCTGCAGTGCATTTTGGAGTA includes:
- the LOC111845711 gene encoding uncharacterized protein isoform X2 — its product is MKKLLGVTFCLCSVGCWVASGVITVSGYERQSVSIECSHSNAETNLKYFCGSRCDYKDILVNTENGRSNKTNGRFSLYDHGSGTFTVTITGLRKTDTGKYWCGTERAGADSYTEVHLTVIEAPTTTPTTTPQTTPSTASHSTAPPPGTTVYNQETQPTAPLSTSMTAALKQTDQLVYISVGLGVGALVFGLIVAAIIKVRLKAGKSEETVSCGMHNPSMAPIGTGRREKRVDEHDETFQQPAADTVVNLHKGPNRVTSESCKNDCIYENFTTSPLDNDLIYANTIQ
- the LOC111845711 gene encoding uncharacterized protein isoform X1, yielding MKKLLGVTFCLCSVGCWVASGVITVSGYERQSVSIECSHSNAETNLKYFCGSRCDYKDILVNTENGRSNKTNGRFSLYDHGSGTFTVTITGLRKTDTGKYWCGTERAGADSYTEVHLTVIEAPTTTPTTTPQTTPSTASHSTAPPPGTTVYNQETQPTAPLSTSMTAALKQTDQLVYISVGLGVGALVFGLIVAAIIKVRLKAGKSEVAPRELGVEGLAQETVSCGMHNPSMAPIGTGRREKRVDEHDETFQQPAADTVVNLHKGPNRVTSESCKNDCIYENFTTSPLDNDLIYANTIQ